The Synergistales bacterium genomic sequence CCCGTCACGGGGCTGGAGGACTTCGAAGGGCAGCAGATACGGTCCTCCAGCAAGCACTACCTGGCGGCGCTGGAAGCCCTGGACGCCTCGCCGGTGTCGATCCCCTGGAGCGACTGCTACATGGCGCTGCAGACGGGAACCATTGACGGCGTGTTCACCAACTACGACGGCATATTCGCCACCAAGCTCTACGAACCGGCGCCGCATATCCTCACCGCCAAGGCGCTCTGGGTGCCCATGCCGATCTTCAGCTGCATCAACCTGAAGCGCTGGAAGAGTCTGCCTGAGGAGCTCCAGTCGGCCATGCTCGAAGCCGACGAGGCCATTGTGGAACGCTTCTCCCGCCTCTACGAAGAGGAATGGGACCACATCGTCGCCGCCATGAAGGACGAGGGCTGTACGGTCACGGCGGCAAGCCGGGAGGACATCAGGCGTTTCGAAACGCTCCCCGTCTGGGAGGGCTTCCGGGAGGAGTGGGCCGCCGATGCGGCGAAAAGAGGCATCCCAGACCCGGAGGAGGTTCTGGAACAGATGGCAACCATCATCGCCGAGGAGCGTCGGCAGGAGAACTAGAGAGGGTTGAGGGCGGTCCCCGGGGCCGCCCTCAACAGGGAAAGGAGGACCACCGTGCGCATTGTCCACAGCATCAACCGGATACTCGCCGAGAGCAGCGGATGGCTGGTGACCGTCATCATGGTACTGCTTCTTTCCGACATTGCAGCCAGACTCTTTTTCAAGCCCCTCCAGGGGGTCAGCGAGCTGGCCGTCTTCGCACTGGTGGCCACGGTCTATCTGGGGCTCTCCCACTGTGAGGAACGGCATGGGCACGTCCGGGTGGAGATCCTTCTGACCAGGCTGTCGGAGCGGTGGCGGAGGAGACTGTCGCTCTGCACCCGCACCCTCTCGACCATGGTGCTCGCCATCCTGGTCTACTCGGCGGCGCAGAGCGCCCGGACAGCCTGGTCCACCGGGGAAGCGGTGGCCGGCACGGTGCCGCTGCCCGTGGCGCCCGTCAAGACGGTCATCCTGGCGGGGCTTGTCCTCTACCTCGTGCAGACAGCCCTGGGAAGCCAGAGCAACCGCTCCGGAGAGGGGGAAGGGGAATGATGGAACCGGTGACCGTAGGCCTCGGCGGGATCGCCGTCATGCTGGCGCTCCTGGTGACGGGCATCCCTATCGCCATCAACTTCTTCCTGGTGGGCTTCTCCGGTCTCGCCCTGCTCATCGGCTTCCAGGCGGCATCGGGCTTTCTCGGCGAAGCGCTCTACTACACCATCGCCTCGCCGACATTCTGCGCGCTGCCGCTCTTTATCCTCATGGGGGCCTTCGCCGCCCAGGGGGGATTCGCCGAAAAGGCCTACGAAGGCATCCACGACCTCGCCGCCCGCCTGCCGGGTTCGCTGGCCATCGCCACCACCTTCGGCTGCGCCGCCTTCGGTGCCGTCTCGGGCTCCTCGCTGGCCACGGCGGCCCTCTTCGGCAAGATCGTCCTCCCCGAGATGCTCCGCTACCGGTACAACAAGTCCTTCGCCCTGGGCAGCATCGCAGCGGCGGGGGGCTTTGCGGCCATGATCCCCCCAAGTGCGGGGTTCATCGTCTACGCCATCATCACGGGACAGTCGGTGGGCAAGCTCTTCATCGCCGGGATCCTCCCCGGTGTCCTGACCGCCGTCACCTTCTCGGCGGTCATCATCCTTCGCGTCCTCCGCAGGCCCGAGCTGGCGCCGCAGCTGCCCCCCGAAACCGGGGAGAAGCGCCAGGCCCCCACCAGGGCGGCCTCACTGGGGAAGATGTGGTCCATCGGCCTCATCGCGGCGATCGTTCTGGGCGGGATCTACACGGGGCTCTTCACACCCACCGAGGCGGCGGCCATCGGCGCCGCGCTGGCTTTGATTCTCGGGGCGGCGCAGGGCAAAATCCGGCGGTTCGCGCAGTTCCGGGAGGCCATGCGGGACTCGGCCCGCACCACCTCGATGGTCTTTCTCATCATGGTGGGCGCCCTCTTTTTCGGGAGGTTCCTGGCGCTCACCAGGGTACCCACCACCTTCTCCGAGATGGTCTCGGCGGCCAGTCTGCCGCCCTTTCTCATCCTCGCCGGCATCCTGCTGATCTGGTTCCTCCTGGGGATGATCGTCATCCCCACGGGGATCATGGCGCTCACGCTGCCGATCTTCTTCCCCGTCATCACCTCGCTGGGCTACGATCCGATCTGGTTCGGCGTGATCATCATCAAGCTGGGGGAGATCGCCGCCATCACCCCGCCGGTGGGATTGAACGTCTATACGCTGAAGGGCGTCGCCGGTGAAGGCACGACACTGGAAGAGGTCTTCTCCGGCGCCTGGCCCTTTGTGCTCTGCGAACTCTTCGTTCTGCTGCTGCTGGTGCTCTTCCCCCGGATCTCGCTCTTCCTCCCGGGGCTCATGTAGTGGGGCGGTCTCCCCTTCGGCAAGAAGAGCCTGGAGCAATTCGATGACCCCCATGGGATCGATGCCCCGGGGACAGACACCGGCGGTGCAGCCGTAGCACCACATGCAGGCCTCGGCCCGCATCCGGACCACCGACGACGCGGGACCGCCCCGGAGGAAGGCCAGGACATGGCGCTGCACCTCCACCGGCGGCACATCCCGCAGCGGGCCGCTGCGGACAGCAGGGCAGAGGGCCACGCAGCGGCCGCAGAGACGGCACCGCCGGAGCAAACGTTCCCGCACAAGCTGGAGTTCCGCCGGCAATGGCTGCATTCCTCCGCCCCCCTTTCGATGTCATTGCTCTGTTGGAATCTTTTTTACCCCATTGTTACGTTTGCCGTAGTATACGCGCTCCAACAGCAAAATGCAAATGTATGCAACCACAACAATGCCCCCAGGGTGCGACAAACCCCGGGGGCATTCGTTCTCCGGACACTGCCGCAGCGGTCAAGCGCGGCTGTCCGGCTCCCTTTCCCCTGACAGAAGCAGCATCCCGGCGAAGGAGGTGAGCGGGATGGTGGAAAGAAGACCCACCGTTCCGGCCACGCCGCGGCAGAGCTCCTGGGCGATCATGGGATCGTTGAGCAGCGAGAAGAAGCCGGTCCCCGAGGCGGCGATCAGAAGCGCCACCACCAGGGAGCTGCCGAAGTAGGCGAGGATCAGCGTGTTGATCATGCTGCCCAGGACATCGCGCCCCACATTCATTCCCGCCTGGAAGAGCCGGCCCCCGGGGATCTGCTCGTCGTAGGCGGCGAGCTCCGACATGGCCGAGGTGATGGAGATGGCCACGTCCAGAACGGCCCCGATGGCGCCGATGATCACCGAGGCGAGCAGCACCCCCCGCATGGAGAGCGCCGGGAGCGTGCCGGCCAGCAGCGCCCCCTCCTGGGAGCCGAGACCGTTGAGCTGCCAGAAGGCCACGGTGAACCACCCCACCAGGAAGGCCCCTACGGCACCCCCCACCGCCCCGGCGAAGGCCACGACCCAGCAGCGGCGCCGCCGGAGCACCACCACAATGGTCAGCGCCGCGATGGCGGCGACAGAGAGAAGGGCCACCAGCACCGGGGGCGTGCCGGCGAGCATGGCGGGGAGGCCCCAGCCGGCCAGCAGTCCCAGGGAGAGCAGCAGCCCCAGCAGGGCCCGGACACCGCTCCCGCCGGCTGCAAGACAGAGAAAGACGGCCACGGCCACCAGGAAGCCGATCACCTCGGGCAGACGGAAACGGTCGGAGAGGAAGTAGACCACCGTCCCGTCCTCGAAGCGGTTGGTGGAGAGCACGTAGAGCTTCCCCGGCTCCATCCGGAGGCGGCTCTCCTTGAGATGCTCCACCTCCACGGTGCGCTCACCGCCTTTGCCCTCGCCGGCGAGCACCGTCACCTCCATGTTCCGGGTCACCGTGGCCCACTCCCCCCGGGACTCCCTCTGCTCCCTGGGCGCCGAAACCCGGTGCAGCCGGACCAGCCAGGCGTCGTCCCGGTCCCACCGGGCGATGAAGACCGCCTCGGTCACCAGGCCGGCGGCGTAGCCGACGAGTACCGTAAAAAGAGCGACCAGGACAATGACCCCCAGGTTTCGCACGTCATCCACATCCCTTTCCCCGGCATGACAGGGCACCGGGAGAGCGACTCCCCCGGTGCCGTCACGAACAGGTTGATGTTCTCAGTATACACTACATCGGCGCACTGGAGAACAGACCGGCGCTACCGCCTGAGCAGGACCAGAGGCAGAAGCAGGAGCGCGAAGACAGCCGGCGCCGCAAACCCAACGGAGCAGCCTCCCCCGCCGCCGTCGGCACTGCCTGTGGGCACCACACCTGTAGGTGTCGCGGTCGGGGCAGCCGTCGGGCCGGACGTCGGCGCCACCGTGGGTGCGGGCGTCGGCGTGGGGCCCGAATGGCTGTCGGTGAAGGCCTTGAGGCAGACATTGGCGTTAGGGATCTCGGTCGTCAGATCCGTCCAGGTTGTCCCATCCAACGAGACGTAGCTCTGCCCCGCCGACGCCGTGGCGTTGCTGGTGTAACCGGTGATCGGGCGTTCCACAGCAATGGGGTAGGTGTACCCCGGCGTGGTGAGCTCCACCACGATGGAGAAGTTCTCGCCGCCGGCGACATAGACGGCGTTGC encodes the following:
- the dctP gene encoding TRAP transporter substrate-binding protein DctP, which translates into the protein MKRGVVVSLALFCLTLAVLALPAASQAGPIVLRYAESGPPAGLGGEYVKIVKEEIEKATDGRVTIEVYWSGSLLKGKEILNGIKTGLVDMGYVLPAYYPKQLFVHNALSLFPVGPVGFEGAHRAMERCLQEIPAFREEMASWNQRVLYMRQMLPMALCSVDPVTGLEDFEGQQIRSSSKHYLAALEALDASPVSIPWSDCYMALQTGTIDGVFTNYDGIFATKLYEPAPHILTAKALWVPMPIFSCINLKRWKSLPEELQSAMLEADEAIVERFSRLYEEEWDHIVAAMKDEGCTVTAASREDIRRFETLPVWEGFREEWAADAAKRGIPDPEEVLEQMATIIAEERRQEN
- a CDS encoding TRAP transporter small permease, with product MRIVHSINRILAESSGWLVTVIMVLLLSDIAARLFFKPLQGVSELAVFALVATVYLGLSHCEERHGHVRVEILLTRLSERWRRRLSLCTRTLSTMVLAILVYSAAQSARTAWSTGEAVAGTVPLPVAPVKTVILAGLVLYLVQTALGSQSNRSGEGEGE
- a CDS encoding TRAP transporter large permease, translating into MMEPVTVGLGGIAVMLALLVTGIPIAINFFLVGFSGLALLIGFQAASGFLGEALYYTIASPTFCALPLFILMGAFAAQGGFAEKAYEGIHDLAARLPGSLAIATTFGCAAFGAVSGSSLATAALFGKIVLPEMLRYRYNKSFALGSIAAAGGFAAMIPPSAGFIVYAIITGQSVGKLFIAGILPGVLTAVTFSAVIILRVLRRPELAPQLPPETGEKRQAPTRAASLGKMWSIGLIAAIVLGGIYTGLFTPTEAAAIGAALALILGAAQGKIRRFAQFREAMRDSARTTSMVFLIMVGALFFGRFLALTRVPTTFSEMVSAASLPPFLILAGILLIWFLLGMIVIPTGIMALTLPIFFPVITSLGYDPIWFGVIIIKLGEIAAITPPVGLNVYTLKGVAGEGTTLEEVFSGAWPFVLCELFVLLLLVLFPRISLFLPGLM
- a CDS encoding YibE/F family protein translates to MDDVRNLGVIVLVALFTVLVGYAAGLVTEAVFIARWDRDDAWLVRLHRVSAPREQRESRGEWATVTRNMEVTVLAGEGKGGERTVEVEHLKESRLRMEPGKLYVLSTNRFEDGTVVYFLSDRFRLPEVIGFLVAVAVFLCLAAGGSGVRALLGLLLSLGLLAGWGLPAMLAGTPPVLVALLSVAAIAALTIVVVLRRRRCWVVAFAGAVGGAVGAFLVGWFTVAFWQLNGLGSQEGALLAGTLPALSMRGVLLASVIIGAIGAVLDVAISITSAMSELAAYDEQIPGGRLFQAGMNVGRDVLGSMINTLILAYFGSSLVVALLIAASGTGFFSLLNDPMIAQELCRGVAGTVGLLSTIPLTSFAGMLLLSGEREPDSRA